One part of the Coturnix japonica isolate 7356 chromosome 24, Coturnix japonica 2.1, whole genome shotgun sequence genome encodes these proteins:
- the ARHGEF12 gene encoding rho guanine nucleotide exchange factor 12 isoform X2, with protein MRAGVQTGDRIIKVNGTLVTHSNHLEVVKLIKSGSYVALTVQGRPPGSPQIPLADSEVDLAAFGHMSPIMTSPHSPGASGNAERITSPVLMGEENNIVHNQKVEILRKMLQKEQERLQSLQEEYGRSASSRLLREIQETKKHITQLQEQLSKATGCAQDGVLSSRSVAESLQVSEVEAESGDALSKLDYSSDSPSRPNSDIADSPRSGLKERVYLDESPEKTEIQDTDSQSSIGSPSSRVGPQIIGAEDDDFDTEQEQINGQCSCFQNIELLKSRPAHLAVLLHHVVSQFDPAALLCYLYTDLYKQTNAKETRRVFLEFYQFFLDRAANLKVPIPDEISIDLEKRRPELIPEELHRHYIQTMQDRVCPEVQRNLEDFRQKRSMGLTLAEGELTKLDAERVRDRNAVEKERACAEQIIAKIEEVLMTSQPLEEDKSSTIQYVILTYMKHLGVKAKEARNLEQKRGRIGFLPKIKVQSIKKEKEGDEKGKRRGFPNLLGPPRRPSRHDSSAIGRAMEIQKQRHQKHIPAVPSVSPEPPDLGKVRQSGSSSEGTDAPYPPANPMSPLAVGPFSSPEGNKDSESGSKQTGEAPPANECVDGTPRTPSTTFEFPSPLENLPEEEGESERVVDMGTPKPFRKVDSVGFADVQSEDELYDFDMDTDPPNWQQLVSREVLMGLKPYEIKRQEVINELFYTERAHVRTLKVLHNVFYQRVTREGILNSSDKKKIFSNLEDILGLHVALNDQMKAVRKRNETSVIDQIGEDLLSWFSGAAEEKLKHATATFCSNQPFALEVIKSRQKKDSRFQTFVQDAESNPLCRRLQLKDIIPTEMQRLTKYPLLLDNIAKYTELPEEKEKVKKAADHCRQVLNHVNQAVKESENKQHLEDYQRRLDLSYLKQSEDPMMDEFRNLDLTKRKMLHEGPLTWKVNRDKTIDLYTLLLEDILVLLQKQDDKLVLKCHSKILASTADSKHTFSPIIKLNTVLVRQVATDNKAFFVISMSENGAHIYELVAQTVSEKNVWQDLIAQMAGNVKMESSRRVIPLPQSGPGEEEREEEEQQKLKDQHDIPASSLQSPDKDLGLDSPLILNAQTSPTMSEKSEVESLLVAERQFDKVQQADLAMKESSPCYEHTATNLPLVSGGQWALDALRNLDLLKKLLVQQLGFAEKGTLEDRQRFPRFRTVSQEAQTEGGSELGLQHSDNNKFHQPGADPTLPRSGTNEPTAHYGLRTSAESPAPGDAMQLGARDPRPSSSLAMDRVGMNLEVSATELEGVGADESGEHFFDAREAHSDENPSESELMERKDEEDVQIRISGNYLILDGYEAVQESSTDEEVSSLVLQGAAGGRTSLDSAQQQPLSPRDTQSDGGSSPFAEEMMVTRWGGVEEPCTVVANPPFWSIESHAQMMQYIQKIENDLEKLKEVEEDYIILRRQGLAGSASTGEHSEKS; from the exons ATGCGAGCTGGAGTGCAAACGGGTGATAGAATTATCAAG GTGAATGGCACTCTCGTAACACACTCAAACCATTTGGAGGTGGTAAAGCTGATCAAGT CGGGTTCCTATGTAGCTCTCACTGTTCAGGGGCGCCCACCAGGGTCGCCCCAGATTCCCTTGGCTGATTCTGAAGTGGATCTGGCAGCATTTGGGCATATGTCTCCCATCATGACATCTCCCCATTCGCCTGGAGCATCAGGAAATGCAGAAAGGATTACTAGCCCGGTGCTTATGGGG GAGGAGAATAATATTGTCCACAACCAGAAAGTGGAGATTCTGAGAAAGATGCTACAGAAAGAGCAGGAGCGGCTGCAG TCTCTTCAAGAAGAGTACGGCCGGTCTGCCAGCTCACGACTGCTCAGAGAGATACAGGAAACGAAGAAGCACATTactcagctgcaggagcagctgtcCAAAGCCACAGGCTGTGCTCAG GATGGAGTTTTGTCCTCCAGGTCTGTGGCAGAATCGCTGCAGGTCAGTGAAGTGGAGGCAGAGAGTGGGGATGCTCTGAGCAAACTGGATTACAGTAGTGACAGCCCCTCTCGACCAAACAGTGATATTGCTGAT AGTCCTCGCAGTGGCCTGAAGGAGCGGGTTTATCTGGATGAGAGCCCAGAGAAGACTGAGATTCAAGATACT GATTCTCAGTCCAGCATTGGAAGTCCTTCATCCCGTGTGGGGCCACAGATCATTGGAGCAGAGGATGATGACTTTGACACTGAGCAGGAGCAG ATAAATGGACAATGCAGTTGTTTCCAAAACATTGAGCTCCTGAAGTCTCGCCCGGCTCACCTGGCTGTTCTTCTGCACCATGTGGTGTCCCAGTTTGACCCTGCAGCATTG TTGTGCTACCTTTACACAGACTTGTACAAGCAGACCAATGCGAAGGAGACTCGGCGTGTCTTCCTGGAGTTTTACCAGTTCTTCTTGGACCGAGCTGCA aatcTTAAAGTTCCAATACCAGATGAAATCTCCATAGATCTAG agaaaagaaggccAGAACTCATTCCTGAAGAGCTTCATCGACACTATATACAAACTATGCAAGATAGAGTCTGTCCAGAAGTTCAGAGGAATCTGGAAGACTTCAG GCAGAAACGTAGCATGGGGTTGACCCTGGCAGAGGGGGAGTTGACCAAGTTGGATGCAGAAAGGGTTCGTGACCGGAATGCggtggagaaggaaagagcatGTGCAGAACAGATTATTGCCAAAATTGAGGAAGTCTT GATGACATCTCAGCCTTTGGAGGAAGACAAGAG TTCCACCATACAGTATGTGATTCTTACTTACATGAAGCACCTGGGAGTCAAAGCTAAAGAGGCTCGGAACCTGGAGCAGAAGCGGGGCCGTATTGGTTTCTTGCCAAAGATCAAGGTA CAAAGTatcaagaaagagaaagaaggcgatgaaaaaggaaagaggagaggctTTCCTAATCTCTTGGGCCCACCGAGGAGACCAAGCCGACATGACAGCAGTGCAA TTGGCAGAGCCATGGAGATACAGAAGCAGCGCCATCAAAAGCACATCCCTGCAGTGCCTTCTGTTAGCCCAGAGCCTCCAGATTTGGGCAAGGTGCGCCAGAGTGGGTCCTCCAGTGAAGGCACAGATGCGCCGTACCCACCTGCCAACCCAATGTCTCCTTTGGCAGTGGGTCCTTTTTCATCTCCAGAGGGAAACAAGGACAGCGAATCAG GCTCGAAGCAGACAGGAGAAGCCCCACCTGCTAATGAGTGTGTGGATGGCACACCCCGCACACCCAGTACTACTTTTGAATTCCCATCTCCCTTGGAAAACTTGCcggaggaggagggagagtcAGAGAG agtGGTCGACATGGGGACACCAAAGCCTTTTCGCAA gGTGGACAGCGTTGGTTTTGCAGATGTACAAAGTGAAGATGAGCTGTATGACTTTGATATGGACACAGACCCTCCCAACTGGCAGCAGCTTGTGAGCCGAGAAGTGCTGATGGGGCTGAAACCTTATGAGATCAAGAGGCAAGAAGTGATTAATG AGTTGTTTTACACTGAGAGAGCTCACGTCCGCACCCTGAAGGTTCTGCATAACGTTTTCTACCAGCGTGTCACCCGGGAAGGGATCCTCAACTCCAGTGATAAAAAGAAGATCTTTTCAAACCTGGAGGATATCCTGGGGCTTCATG ttGCATTGAATGATCAGATGAAAGCGGTCCGGAAAAGGAATGAGACTTCTGTTATTGACCAAATTGGGGAGGATTTGCTTTCTTGG TTCagtggagcagcagaggagaagCTGAAACACGCCACTGCCACGTTCTGCAGTAACCAGCCCTTTGCTCTAGAGGTCATAAAGTCCCGTCAGAAGAAGGACTCTCGTTTCCAGACTTTTGTGCAG GATGCTGAGAGTAATCCCCTGTGTCGCCGCCTGCAGCTGAAGGATATCATTCCAACAGAGATGCAGAGGCTGACAAAGTACCCCCTTCTGCTGGATAACATTGCCAAGTACACAG AACTGCctgaagagaaggagaaagtgaagaaagcagcagatcaTTGCCGTCAAGTCCTTAACCACGTGAACCAGGCTGTCAAGGAATCAGAGAACAAGCAG catcTGGAAGATTATCAGCGTCGTCTTGACCTGTCCTACTTAAAGCAGTCTGAGGATCCCATGATGGATGAGTTCAGG AACTTGGATCTCaccaagagaaaaatgcttCACGAAGGACCTCTGACTTGGAAGGTTAATCGTGACAAAACTATCG ATCTCTACACTCTGCTCTTGGAGGACATTCTGGTGCTGTTGCAGAAACAAGATGATAAGCTGGTCTTGAAGTGTCACAGTAAAATCTTGGCGTCGACAGCTGATAGCAAGCACACCTTCAGTCCTATCATCAAACTGAACACTGTTCTGGTTCGTCAGGTGGCAACAG ATAACAAAGCTTTCTTCGTCATCTCCATGTCAGAAAACGGTGCTCACATTTACGAGCTGGTGGCACAGACAGTTTCAGAAAAGAACGT ATGGCAGGACCTTATAGCTCAGATGGCAGGGAATGTGAAAATGGAGAGTAGCAGAAGAGTGATTCCATTACCACAGTCGGGACCTGGCGA AGAAGAGCGTGAAgaagaagaacagcagaagcTCAAAGACCAGCATGACATTCCTGCCAGTAGCCTACAAAGCCCAG acAAAGATCTGGGCCTAGACTCTCCATTGATACTGAATGCTCAGACTTCACCCACCATGTCTGAAAAGTCCGAGGTGGAAAGTCTTCTCGTGGCAGAGAGGCAGTTTGATAAAGTGCAACAGGCAGACCTGGCCATGAAGGAGTCTTCTCCGTGCTATGAACACACAGCCACCAATTTACCTTTGGTATCAGGAGGGCAGTGGGCATTGGATGCGTTAAGGAACC TGGACTTGCTGAAAAAGCTGTTGGTCCAACAGCTTGGCTTTGCTGAGAAGGGGACCCTTGAGGACCGGCAACGCTTTCCCAGGTTCAGGACCGTCTCTCAGGAGGCTCAGACAGAGGGTGGAAGTGAGCTTGGACTTCAGCACTCCGACAATAACAAATTTCACCAGCCTGGAGCAGACCCCACGCTTCCAAGAAGCGGAACTAACGAGCCCACAGCTCATTATGGCCTCCGGACTTCAGCTGAATCACCAGCTCCAGGGGATGCCATGCAGCTGGGAGCAAGAGACCCCAGGCCCAGCAGTAGCTTAGCGATGGACCGCGTGGGTATGAATCTGGAGGTCTCCGCCACAGAGCTGGAAGGGGTGGGTGCTGATGAGAGTGGGGAGCATTTCTTTGATGCCCGAGAAGCTCACAGTGATGAAAATCCATCTGAAAGTGAGCTAATGGAAAGGAAGGACGAGGAGGATGTGCAAATACGGATCTCAG GAAATTATTTGATCCTTGATGGATATGAAGCAGTGCAGGAGAGCTCCACGGATGAGGAGGTGTCGTCTCTGGTTCTCCAGGGTGCTGCAGGTGGTCGCACCTCTTTGgactctgcacagcagcagcccctctcCCCACGGGACACGCAGTCGGATGGAGGGAGCTCCCCATTTGCAGAGGAGATGATGGTTACCCGCTGGGGAGGAGTGGAAGAGCCCTGCACAGTTGTAGCAAACCCTCCCTTCTGGTCTATAGAGTCACACGCGCAGATGATGCAGTATATTCAGAAGATAGAGAATGACCTTGAAAAGTTAAAG gaggTTGAGGAAGACTACATCATTCTCCGTCGCCAAGGGCTGGCTGGGTCAGCCTCCACAGGAGAGCACTCAG AGAAAAGTTAG